One Castanea sativa cultivar Marrone di Chiusa Pesio chromosome 4, ASM4071231v1 DNA window includes the following coding sequences:
- the LOC142630397 gene encoding basic helix-loop-helix protein 80 → MAAFSYLHNNSFILDSNFLSTNTKMSSFGEDENLNTNGFSQFYPPELVQEIPVDVTIHESSCLEHSSKVAFSDNEPSVTKKQSTDSSIVVDKLDSGEQVTQKVTPMEKKRKSRNKASSLTQSKNLTEGIMKKQRKCNGTLKEEGKKSKAEKKDQEKVAEEPPTGYIHVRARRGQATDSHSLAERVRREKISERMKILQRLVPGCDKVTGKALMLDEIINYVQSLQNQVEFLSMKLASVNPMFYDFGMDLDGLMLRPEGLSSMVSTLPSMTECSPTQPTGFAELTTTTALTTANNYPIVDNSGSTLFQHGQRPNALSEDIASVFCDVEDQRQKFLNPSGFFNNFCFFH, encoded by the exons ATGGCAGCCTTTTCATACCTCCACAATAATTCTTTTATTCTTGACTCAAATTTCTTGTCAACAAATACTAAGATGTCGAGCTTTGGGGAAGATGAAAATCTCAACACCAACGGTTTCTCTCAATTTTACCCACCTGAACTTGTGCAAGAGATTCCTGTTGATGTTACTATTCACGAAAGTAGCTGTCTTGAACACAGCTCAAAGGTTGCTTTTAGTGATAATGAGCCTTCTGTGACCAAAAAGCAGAGTACAGATTCTTCAATTGTGGTGGATAAGCTTGATAGCGGTGAGCAAGTTACTCAGAAGGTCACTCCCatggagaagaagaggaagagcaGAAATAAGGCTTCTTCTCTCACTCAATCTAAG AATCTGACAGAAGGAATAATGAAGAAACAAAGGAAATGCAATGGTACACTGAAAGAAGAAGGGAAGAAGTCTAAAGCTGAAAAGAAAGATCAGGAGAAAGTTGCTGAAGAGCCTCCAACAGGTTACATTCATGTAAGAGCAAGGAGGGGTCAGGCAACTGATAGCCACAGCCTAGCAGAAAGG gtaagaagagagaaaataagtgAAAGGATGAAGATATTACAAAGACTTGTTCCGGGCTGTGACAAG GTAACCGGAAAGGCCCTCATGTTGGATGAGATAATCAATTATGTTCAGTCCCTACAAAATCAAGTTGAG TTCCTTTCAATGAAGCTTGCCTCAGTGAATCCCATGTTCTATGATTTTGGAATGGACCTCGATGGACTCATGCTCAGGCCAGAG GGATTAAGTAGCATGGTTTCAACACTGCCATCTATGACAGAATGCAGCCCCACACAGCCCACAGGTTTTGCTGAATTAACCACAACCACAGCCCTTACCACTGCAAATAACTATCCTATTGTGGACAATTCAGGTTCAACATTATTCCAACATGGGCAAAGGCCAAATGCCTTATCTGAG GATATTGCTAGTGTATTCTGTGATGTGGAAGACCAAAGACAAAAATTTCTTAATCCGTCTGGGTTCTTCAACAACTTTTGTTTCTTccattaa